The sequence below is a genomic window from Nomascus leucogenys isolate Asia unplaced genomic scaffold, Asia_NLE_v1 Super-Scaffold_349, whole genome shotgun sequence.
GGAGGCTGTTTCAGAAGGTCCCACTGAGCCAAGGACTCAAGGCCAGGCCACAGCTGTCCCAAGTGAGGCCCTGATAACATTTCACCACACTCAGAAATCCTTGTCGGCTCATTTCAATCCATAGTGATTTTGCTTTCTTTAGGATCTCTCTCGCACTGTCCAACCCAGGGAGTTCCAAATCTGAATGGATTCCAATGGTGGAGTTAAATCAGGCCCCACCTCAGTTTTTGAATTACAATCAATAGGGCTGGGTCCCAGCATCTGTATCTTAACATTCCTCCATGTGATCCTCATGCTGAAAGGCTGGTATTTGCAAATCCCTTTTTTGGGGGagtgaagggtttttttttttttaagagacaggcctcactctgatgcccagccTGGAATATAGTGTTAGGGtgagagctcactgcagcctcgaactcctggccacaagaaaccctcccaccttggccaaccaaagtgttgggattacaggagtgaccactgtgtctggccaggaAAGCCCTTCTGTTTCACTTGAATGATATTTCTGCAGCATACCTACAGACATTGTTGTATTAAACTGCATCATTGCGGGAAAAGAAAAGGTGAGAGGtgactgttttgcttttttctgaaCATATCAGACCAAATCTGGgctgtttagctttttttttttttttttttttgagatggtgtcttgctctgtcacccaggctggagtgcagtggcgcaatctcgactcactgcaacctctgccttccaggttcaagcgattctcctgcctcagcttcccaagcagctgggattacagatgtgcacccccacgcccagctaattttttctgtatttttagtagagacggatttaaacatgttggccaggctggtctcaaaattctgacCTCTGGTGATGTCTGCCTCGGCTTCttaaagtggtaggattacaggcatgagccaccgcgcctggtttGCCAATTTTTTGATAACGTATCAACATCATTTAAGATGGGCACAGCCTCAGTGTAGTGTGTCTAGACAAGGTGGCCAGAAGAGAGAGGAATATGCAAACCAGGCTTAAAGATGGGTTAAATCAGAGCTTTTCATCCCACAAGAGAAATTTTAATGGGGTCAGAACATTGATGATCTAATATTTGAAAGCCTATTAACTAGGAGAGAGATAGCAAACTATTTTGTTGTAGGAGGACCCACCCAGCTCTGATGGTTTAAAGCGTTATGAATGCGAATTTGAActccagaaaagcagagcttCCTAACAATGGGACTTCCACAGCAATGGGATCTGCTTCCTCATTCAGTTTGTGCCTTTTCCATGAGCGAGAGATTCCTAGGAGAGCCACAGCCCATTAGGAAAACGGGTGGGAACTCACTCacaagttctttattttttttgagatggagatttgctcttgttgcccaggctggagtgcaatggtgcgatcttggctcgctgcaacctgcGCACCCcgagttcaagtgactctccagtgccctctcccgagtagctgcgattacaggcatccgccaccatgcctggctaattttttgtatttttagtagacacggggtttcaccatgtttgccaggctggtctcaaactcctgacctcaagtgatccaccccctttggcctcccgaagtgctgggattacaggcatgagccactgagcccggcagGGAACCCACAGGTTTTCTGGATGTCTCTGAATGTCATGCAActcttttatttatgaaaaaaaatttttttgacacaatgtcttgctgtgttgcccagactggagtgcggtggcaagatcacagctcactgcagcttctaactcctgggctcaagtgatcttcctgtcgcatgagtctcccaagtagttggaacacaggtgccagccaccacacctggctaatttagtttggttttgtttttttagagatgggctcctgctatgttgcctatactggtcttgaactgctggcctcaggcaatcttcctcccttagccacccaaagtgctgggatcacaagcatgagccactgtgcacagctgaGATTTTTTGACTTAGTCTTTTTGTACATACGATATTTTATTCATAGAATCCATAAATGGAAGGGAAATTTCTGAGTTCAGAGCAATACATATGATACAAAACTTGATATAGAGACTAGAGTTTCTCAGCCGAACTGGAGGGGCTGGCTTAGGTAATCCATGGACTCCCTGAAACTGGGGACACCATTGGAAATACGTGTGAGCTCAGGGGCAGTTTCCTATGATTTTCAGGCCTCAAAATGTCTCTTGGACTCACAGTTGCCTTAGGGCAGAGGACGCGTGTACCCCCAGTAGAGAATCTCGGACGGTGAATGTCAGTAAACATTCGGCAGAAAAGCTCTGCCAAATTGAGTGCTCTGATGTGACTTTTTCATCAAGTCAATGTTCCTGGGATCTCTTGTACATGATAATCTCATTCTTGTAAGGTTTCATAGTTTCTGCTTACCCTAGTTTTCTTTCCCACCCTATTCTCTCTCCCACCAGACTGGACTCTGAAATGGGCATGTACAAAGAGGAGACCCCAACATGCTTCAGGCTTTGAGTGGAGAGGACACAGCCTCTGCTGGGACAGGGAACAGAAGGATGCGGAGACCCTGAAGATGCTTCTGGACAGTTGTCTAAGGTTGGGACAGTGGCAGGAGATACCATTCACCCAGAATCTCCAGGAcaagagatcagcctggcagTTACATGTGTTTTGTTTCAAACTGGTTGCCAGGTTGGAAAGACCGATGACATCAGAGATTCCGACCTTCCTGATTGGAAGGATTGGACTCCGTGGGCACCTGGAGTTCAGTTGGACAACAGTATTTTCTCAGAGCTGTTCCCCACTCCTGACTTCTCCTAGCCTTGAGAATTGATAAGATACTCTTCTGGATCCTAGCAGTGTCCAGAAGAAGGCCATGGACAGAGCAGAGACTAGGTTCCGTGAGAGGGGACAGATTATGGGAAAGATCATGACCAGCCGTCAACCGCATCCCCAGGATGAGCAGAGCCCCCAGCGGAGCACCTCGGGGTACCCCCTCCAGGAGGTGGTGGATGACGAATTGTCGGGACCATCAGGTGAGGGAactggaggaagaagaggtgggATAGGATTGACTAAGACGAAGgaagggggccgggtgcagtggctcacgcctgtaaccccaacactttcggaggccgaggcaggcagatcacctgaggtcaggagctcaaggccagcctggccaacatggtgaaaccccatctctactaaaagtataaaaattagccaggtggtagtggtgcgcacctgtaatcccagctgctcgggaggctgagacaggagaatcacttgagcctgggaggaagaggttgcagtgagccgagatcgcgctactgcactccagtctgggtgagagagacgctgtctcaaaaaaaaaaaaaaaaagaagggtcaGCGGTCAGGAAGGAGAACCTGAGGAGGGTGTGTGGAAAGAATGGagaaattcaggctgggtgcagtggctcacacctgtaatcccagaactttgggaggccagggcaggtggatcacttgaggccaggagtttgagaccagcctggccaacatggtgaaaccctgtctccactaaaagtacaaaattgagCTGGGCAttatggcaggcacctgtaaacctataatcccagctacctgagaggctgaggcaggagaataactggaatctgggagatggaggttgcagtgagctgagattgcactgctgcactgcagcctgggcaacaaagcaagattctgtctcaaaacaaaacaagaaaggagGGACTCAGAGAGCCAGGAACCAGGGAAGGACATGAGGCGGTGTTCTGGGGACAGAAAGACGGAagaatggggaggggaaggagtggCACTTGGGGTTGAGCAGAGGAGAAAGTCAGAAAGGTGGCTTAGAGAAGTCAGCAGTCTGCGAGGCTGGGGAGGATGGAGAGTGGTTTGGGGTTTTGGGTCGGGGTCTAAGTTGATCAGATGCAGAAGCATTACACGGTGGCCTGGTTTCTTTACTCAGCCCCTGGGGTAGATCCCATCCCCCCATGTAGGTCCCTTTGCTGGAAAAAGAAGAGGCAGTGGTCAGACGAATCTGAGGAGGAGCCAGAGAAGGAGCTCGCCCTTGAGCCTGAGGAGACCTGGGTGGTGGAGACGCTGTGTGGCCTCAAGACGAAGCTCAAGCGAAAGCAAGTGTTGCCCGTGCTCCCTGAGCACCACGAGGCCTTCAACAGGCTGCTTGGTAGGAGGACACCCCAGAGAGCACCTCCAATCCTGTTCTCCTAAAAAAGAGCAAACTTCCAAAAACCACACTTTTCCAATGGGAAAAATATGCCCCCAGTGGGTGAGCTTTCCATGCGGGAGGAGTCTGAAGTGATCACTCATGAGGGACACTTAGGAGACGACAGAGGATTAGGCTAGACTTGATAAAGGTTGGCGCTTGGGATAAGAAAGCTTGGTTTcgggccacgcatggtggctcacgcctgagagctcagcatgttgggaggctgagccaagaggattgcttgaactcagaactttgaggctgcagtgagctatgactacacccctgcactccagcctgggtgacagagcaaaaccctacgtcaaaagaaaaactaaggccgcgtgtggtagctcatgcctgtaatcccattactttgggaggctgagatgggtggatcacatgaggtcagttGTTCGAGACCAACCAGACCAATATAGCGAAACCTCCTTtatactaacaatacaaaaattagccaggcgtgatggtgcgtgcctgtaatcccagctactcaggaggctgagacaggataatcacttgaacccgggaggcagaggttgctttgaggcaagatagcaccactgcattccattctgggtgagacagtgagaccctatctcaaaaaaaaaaaaaaaaaaaagaaggaagggccCAGAAGTCAGGAAGGAGCATGTGAGGAGGGTGTGTGGGAAGAATAGAGGTActgaggcagggtgcagtggcttacacctgtaatcccatcactttgggaggccaggcatgcagatcacttgaggccaggagttggagaccagcctggccaacatggtgaaaccctgtctcttctagaagtacaaaaatgagctgggtgttctggcaggcacctgtaatcccagctacttgggaggcttaggcaggagaatcactggaacccgggaggcggagggtgcagtgagccgagatcgcaccattacactccagcctaggccacaaagcaagactgcatctcaaaaaaaaaaaaaagggactcaGAGCCAGGGACCAGGGAAGGACATGAGGACATGAGGAAGTGTTCTGAGGACAGAGAAATGGGAGAATGGGGAGGAGAAGGAGTGGCACATGGAGCTCAGCAGAGGAGACAGACACAAGGAAAGATGGCTTGGAGAAGCCAGCAGTCTGCGAGGCTGGGGAGGATGGACAGTGGTTTGGGGTTTTCGGTCGGGATCTAAGGTCATCAACTGCAGAAGCATTACACCGTGGCCTGGTTTCTTTACTCAGCCCCTGGGGTAGATCCCAGCCCCCCATGTAGGTCCCTTTGctggaaaaggaagagggagTGGTCGGAAGAATCTGAGGAGTCGTCATCGGAGGAGCCACAGAAGGAGCTTGCCCCGAGCCTGAGGAGACCTGGGTGGCGGACACGCTGTGTGGCCTCAAGATGAAGCTCAAGCGAAAGCGAGTGTCGCTCGTGCTCCCTGAGCACCACGAGGCCTTCAACAGGCTGCTTGGTAGGAGAACACCCCAGAGAGCACCTCCAATCCTGTTCTCCTAAAAAAGAGCAAACTTCCAATAACCACACTTTTCCAATGGGAAAAATATGTCCCCCCTACTGGGTGAGGTCTCCATGCGGGAGGACTCTGAAGTGATCACTCATGAGGGACACTTAGGAGACGATAGAGGATTAGGCTAGACTTGACAAAGGTTGGCGCTTGGGATAAGAAAGCTTGGTttcgggccaggcgtggtggctcacgcctgagatcccagcaccttgggaggctgagacaagaggattggTTGAActcaggactttgaggctgcagtgagctatgactgtaccactgcactccagcctgggtgacagagcaaaaccctgtctcaaaagaaaaaccaaggcggggcacagtagctcatgtatgtaatcccagctactcaggaggctgagacaggagaatcgcttaaacccgggaggcagaggttgcagtgagctgagattgcatcactgcattccagcctggcccacacagcgagactctgtctcaaaattaattaattaataaagaaaaataaaaatcaaataaagaaaaacaaaatcaataaagtGGTTTCAGCTGTGCCCTCTGAAAATGTCTCTTACAGACTTTTCTAAACCTAAGTGTCTCCATCCATAGTGGGGGATACCAAGGCCATGGTCACACCCTGATGTGACTGTCTCATGAAGAAATGATGGGAATTCCTTTATGACTCTGCAGTGGTCCCTCCGTGTCTGCTGGAGGCAGTCCTGGCTGATTCCCAGCTCTACATCCTATAGATTCTCACACCCACGGCCTCCTTCGGCCTCTTCTCAGGGGAATGATTCTCAGAGCAGGAGACCCTCTCCCTTGCCCAGTGAAACTCATTTTCCCCTCTCCCATCCACCTCACCCGTGGCCACAATCCTGAAACTTCCCCCCGGGAGGCACACTTCTCCTCGCTGCTCTGCTGCTCCCACGGAAACCCTGTCCTGTTTCTCACACTGACATCTGCTCTCTAATCACAGAGGATACTGTCATTCAAAGATTCCTGGCCTGGGACAAAGATCTGAGGGCGTCGGACAAGGTAAGGTTGTTCTCTATGTAACTGTGTTCCTGTTCCAATGCACGGCTGGGGGGAGGGCGCAGCTTCCAAACCCACAGTTCTccctccaccacctcccaccagatgctcctacagtctttttttttttttttttttgtgagacagagtcttgctctgttgcccaggctggagggcagtgtctcgatcttgcctcactgcagccgacgcctcctgggttcaagcaattctcctgcctcagcctgcaagcagctgggattacagacatgaaccaccaggcctggctaatttttgtgtttttagtagacggggttttgccacgttggccaggttggtcccaaacaactgacctcaggtgatccacctgccttggcctcccaaagtgctgagattacagacgtcagccactgtgcccgaccagcTCCCATGGTCTTGAGTCTTGGCAcccacacattctttttttttctgagacagagtctagctctgctccccaggatggagtgcagtggcatgatcgtagctcattgcagcctctaactcctgggctcaagcaatcttctttcctcagcctcctgaggagctgggactaggcacatgccaccatgctcaactaatttttgaaatctttgtagaaacagggtttctctatgtcgCCCAGATTGTTCGCGAACTgttgggctcacgtgatcctcctgtctccacctctcaaagtactgggatcacaggcttgagctgCCACTCCCACCTATTCTTGGTCTTTTCATGATTTGTCAGCATCTCCCTCAGGACTCTGCTGGTCTCTTGCGGAGTGAATGAATGGCCCCTGCCTCTCCTACGAGTCCTGTGGGATCTGAGCCCTGGGGCAGTCTGGCCGCAGCCCTGAAACTCCTGGCCCCTCTACTCTCAGCTCTTTGGGACAGTTCTCTGCCTGGCACACAAAAGGCCCTCCTGACACCAGCCGACCTAGACCCACCCCCTCCAAAGATCCCATCGGAGCCCATCATCCTGGGAGCATCACCGAAAACCCTTCCTCCGGCTTCTCGGATTTGCATCCGACCTTCGAATACCCCTCCACCCCGCAATTTCCACATGAGCACAGTCACCCCAACACTGAGGTCCCTTCTCTGATGGGCAGCCCCTCCCCAGACCCTCATTCCCCCTCTCCACAATCTTCCTCTTCCAAGATGTGACCTCTCCCTCTCTGTGTTCCTTTCTCTCCATCAGTATCTCCTGGCTATGGTCATAGCGTATTTTAGCCGGGCCGGCCTCCTCTCCTGGCAGTACCAACGCATTCATTTCTTCCTGGCTCTGTGAGTGGTTTGCTGCCTCCTATCCCTCAATATCCAACACCCTGGGATAGCGGGGGAAGTGGGATTCCagcctttcatttattctttcacctaTTTGTCCTCTTTACTCTGTGTACAAAACAGGGAGGATTATACTATCATAGACTGttgtttctaaaaagaaactcaggctgggcgcggtggcttatgcctgtaatcccagcactttgggaggccgaggcagggggatcacctgaggccaggagttcgagaccagcctggccaacatggccaaacccgtctctactaaaaataggaaaattagctgggcatggtggtgtgcacctgtaatcccagctactcgggaggctgaggcaagagaaccccttgaacccaggaggtggaggttgcagtaagctaaggttgagccactgcactccagcctgggtgacagagcgagactttttctcaaaaaaaaaaaaaaaaaaaaaaaaaaaaaagcccaaaaaacAAACTCCGCCAGTgtacaaataaaagaataaaacaaaaggaaccATAAACCGCTcctaagggaaaaagaaaaggagtggaGGAGCGGACACGACGCTTCCCCCAGCAAGCAGACGTTTCtagttcttctctctctctcctacttaCATCAACCACAAACGCCATCAACCTCCTCCGGGTTCCCATGACAGAGGTCACGGTTCAGGTCCCCCTCGCATCACTCGAATCCACTGTCAAATGCTCCCTGCTGGGGTCTCCTGGAGTCTCTCCCCAAGCCAGGGGGCTTTCTAGTGCAGCCTGAGCATCTTTCCAAAGCACGACAACCTCACTGTCCACCTGAACAACTTCCTTAGCTGATGTCTTTCTCTATTGAGGCCAGGGTCCACAGTGCCAATTCCACCCTCTCTACAATCTCTACAAGCACACTGGCTCGCCATCTTGGGGTTTCCTGGCGTGGCTTCACTGCCCCTTCCAAATGCCCTCCACTCGACTTTGTGTTTTCTGTCTGGGTGTCCTGCATACACGTGAttctgaagggaaggacccatTCCTTGAAGTCAGTTCACCCCACAGCCTCTGTGATGCCTTCCCTCATCTTCCAACTTCTGCATGCCCGTAGCTCTCCAATTACATCCTGGACACTGGGATTAGGTCATCTGCCCTGATTACTCCCAGTCCCATTAGACTAGATGCCTGTAGAAGGCAGGGTCCTGGCAAAATATCAATGTatacaatttcttttatttttttgagacagacttgccctgtcccccaagctggagtgcagtggtgagatcatagctcactgcagccttcatattctgggctcaagcgatcctcccacctcagcttcttgattAGCCCCAACTACAgggctgtgccaccacaccaggacagtttatttatttatttg
It includes:
- the LOC100590139 gene encoding LOW QUALITY PROTEIN: putative speedy protein E7 (The sequence of the model RefSeq protein was modified relative to this genomic sequence to represent the inferred CDS: inserted 1 base in 1 codon), with the protein product MDRAETRFRERGQIMGKIMTSRQPHPQDEQSPQRSTSGYPLQEVVDDELSGPSAPGVDPIPPCRSLCWKKKRQWSDESEEEPEKELALEPEETWVVETLCGLKTKLKRKQVLPVLPEHHEAFNRLLAPGVDPSPPCRSLCWKRKREWSEESEESSSEEPQKELXPEPEETWVADTLCGLKMKLKRKRVSLVLPEHHEAFNRLLEDTVIQRFLAWDKDLRASDKYLLAMVIAYFSRAGLLSWQYQRIHFFLALYLANDMEEDDEAPKQNIIYFLYGKTRSHIPLFHKRRSQLCRSMNWRARKNRSQIALFQELRFQFFCSMRCRAWVSPEELEEIQAYDPEHWVWARDRARLS